The genomic window ttctttaaatgtttggtagattcaTTTATAAATCTATCTAGCCCTGCTGaattttccttagggagttcattaatagcttttctaatttctttttcttttctttttttttttcattttctttttttaatggggctaaatatttaattcttctgtttatctggccaatttatattttataaataatcatCCATTTTActcagattgtcagatttattaaaatagctcctaattattgctttaatttccttttcattggtggtgaatttaccctttttatttttgatactggcaattttgttttcttctttctttttaatcaaattaatcaaagacTTATCCATTTTATTGGTttgtttttccccataaaatcaactcttacttttatttattcgttcaatggtttttcttttaattttattatctctcctttgattttcagagtttctaattctgtatttaattggagatttttaatttgctcttttttaagctttttaattgtattcccaatttattgatttgttctttctctattttattaatataagtatttagaaatataaaatttcccataacAACTGCTTTCACTGCATCCCAtaaaattttggcatgttgtctcattattatcaatctctaggatgaaattattgattttctttgatttgttgtttCCCACTCATTCTTTAGCTTTAGATCAACTTtcaatttttaatctatctttccactaCCCTTTTAttacatgcaatttttattgcatcatgatctcaAAAGGATACATTAAATATTTGtgcctttttgcatttaattgtaagtttttgtgtaggtgcatGTGCTGGTgagaaaagatatattcctttatattcccaTTTATAGTTCCATtcagaggaggggaagaagaaaaaaaaagaagaggactgatagaaggaagggcagattGAGAAAAGCAGAGATCAGAAGCAAAACTCTGGTGATGAGAAATAGGATGAAAGAAGAGAGGATAACAGTATGAATGGGGGGaaaaaggatggagggaaatatacactTAGTAATAATAGTTGTGAATGGAATGAGTTCTCCCATAAAATTGAAGTGGATAGTAGAGTGAATTAAAAATCTGAATCCTATAAACTTCAGCtgcactaaaaaaaataaaaataaaaataaatagatagataaacaaacaaacaaataaataaataaataaatgaaattatattaaaaaaaaaattcaggggtACAAATCCTGATCTCAAAGcaaaaaagacaaagcaaaagcaaaaatagatctaatttaaggaaagaaattacattttgataaaagataccatagataatgaaataatatcactaaacatatatgtgccaagtaatacaacatccaaattcttagagaaattaACTGAGTtgcagaaagaaatagacagcaaaattatactagtgagaGGAATCCCAACCTCCCTCTCACAGAGctagataaaataaataagaagttaaggattcgaaaatttaaatatgaaagaactctggagaaaattaaatggacatagtaatttttttcatttttcttattttgttcaaCTGATTCTCGATGACTCATAaggtcattagctttcatttgcctaATCCAAATTTTTAAGGaactcttttgttttttcagttaacTTTCATACCTCTTTttcaatttggccaattctacttttaaaagagttgttttcttccgtgaattttttcccatttggccaattctattttttaaggagttattttcttcattcgctttttgggatttctttttcaagctgttgattctttttaaaaaattcttttgcataacttatttcttttcccaatttttctttaacttctcttacttgatttttaaaattattctttgagcTCTTCCGAGAGGACTTTTTGAACTTGATACcaattaatatttccttttacagcttcaaatgtaaacaatttgataGTGGTGTTCTCTTtggaatttttgttttgattgtttcctgtcatcatagtagaTTTTTATGGtcagggctctttttttttttaagttaagctCTGTTTCTTGGCACAGAGGGAACAGTCCCAAACTTTCTTGCACTGGGGGCCAGGGGTTTGGTCACTGGCTTTCTGCATTAGGTCCTCTGGAATTGGCAGCTTGATCACTGCAGTAGGGTGGTCTAGCCTAGACACTCCTGTTGTGCCCTGAATCTTAGAATTGGCAGTTTATCTGCTTGTACTGGGACTAGAGGTCTCACCAGGACAAAAGGGGATCTTGTGTGTTGATCTGTGTTGTGGCTAAAAGCCTTCCACTGGCTTGCCTGGACACTGCCTGTATTGGGCTGCATTtcccttttacccaagtgagacagaTATTTCCTAAAGTCTTTCTAAGTTATCTCTGTCTTTTGATGGACTTTACCACTCTAAAATTCTTTTACAGgcttgatttaatgttgtttcCTTGGGGAACTGGGAAGAGTTCAGGCAACTTCCCagcttctctctgccatcttgaatGGTTCTCATACTTGCGTAATCCTAATGGCATTTCCCTACTAGATTTTGTGATACCACATTCTCTTTTCCTAAAAATTCTAGATGGCAAATATTTGAGgtgaaaatgattaaaattaagaagaatttgataatttaaagatGCCCCTTGAAAACAGGGGGATTCTCTGGGATGACAAACCAGAGCTGAGAAAAGTTGGGTGTTGCAAAGTAATCACTATTGAAAAGgatattccatttttctcttttcttagaaaaagggtcattcttctttcacaaaataactaatatggaagtATATTTACATGACTGCATATAACTTATGTCAAACTGCTTACTCTgtcagaaaggaggagaaagaattaaaattaaaatttatctttaaaaatttaataataaaatttatttttcaatttaaattttttaaatgaatgtttaaaattgtccttatttgtaattgggaaatatataaaattattttaaaaaattaaaaataccccCTTCTTCAAATGGGGCATAATTTTAATTTACTATAGTTTCTTCtttacctcaaaatcaaattcattctAATGCCTGCATTTTGGGCATCTGTACTGATCTtgaacttgtcttttttcttttttactaattttataattataacattttttgacagtacatatgcataggtaattttttttacattatcccttgtactcccttccgttgtgaatttttcccctccttccctccacccccccctagatggcaggcattcccacacacTTGTCTTTTTTCTAATCCATCTCACACTGGAcaaaaaatgaagcctttatgtCACCCTCAAAAAGAACCCTTTGATCACGTGTCCATAGTGACAAGAAAATGAGTTTAGATTCAAAGAACCATTTTGTTTCATCTTAATGCAATTTTTCATTTCAGATGGGCAGTTAATCGGCAAAATAAGTATTACTATAACGCCATCACATCTTATAGTTTGAGATAAACATGTAAAAAATTATTGCTTGTTATATCCGTCACCATCAAGACGATCTTTGGCTCTGCCCCAATTGAAGGTTCCTTTCATTACTTTTATTGCCTCCTTCTGGCCTTCTATGGcatagatttatagctagaaGAAACTTTATAATTTTCTAGTTGGATGccttctttttttcagaaaaggtAACTGAGGCCTATGGAGGCCAAGTGTCTTGTTCAAGCTCAGCCATGTATGAAGTATCGAGAGCTAGAATTTAAATctttctcatctgatcctcaatcatctaatattctttccaaaaCACCATAAGACTTCAGCATGGGCAACACATTTCTTTTCACCTTGGTCTACATTCTCCATCAGAATGAACCCATATGTGCATTTTATCCTCAGCTTTGTGAAAGATTTATTTCTACTGGGTCCAAGGAAAAATTGGGATCAAGCTCTGAATCAATGAGTTTTTGAACCAATTTAGGAGCATGTCAAATCTTTTTGCAGATCTGATGCTGATCTCTCCATTATCTCTACTACTTAAAATATTACTCTCATCTGTCAACCTTTCTGTGTGATGAAGACTTTCCCCCACACTTCCAAAGTTGTTCCTGACATCATTTTCTACCTCATTGAAATGAAAGCTGGCTATAGCTAGCCAGACATCCTAGGCTTCCATCTTTCACAGTTTGCTTTTATTGTTTACTGCCAACATGTATTTCCAGAAGACTATTCATTAATTCTGAGAAAGATCTGTTGCTTATGGCAGGGTTGATGCTAAATTAAAGTGTACTGTACAGAATTTGGACAAAATAGAGATTGATGGGGACAGCCATACAAATCAAGtcccatttttttcataaaaaaaaagctaataaactCTAAGAGCATTCTAGAGGTTCCTaggtaaggaaaaaataatataatttaaaaaaaatttttggtctTTGAGCAGGCTCTGATACTGATGAAAAATGAATTGCTGTGTGGTGGCACTCTGCTTACTGATACATGGGTCGTCTCTGCAGCTCACTGCTTTGATAAAGTATCTCGGTTTTGGGGAAGCCTAACAGTGGTTCTTGGTAggtatttccattatttttatttgatatttgtttaaaatcttaaattaatttttagtttgcTGTAACAAGTAGGATTGTGTACACAATTCACTTTTAGTGATAATTACAGCATAATGGTGTTTACCTTATAAATATATGGATTAGGTAGTAGAACTGTCCATCTCTTGCTGCCTTCTTTAGGAATCAGATAGGATTAGCAGTAGAATCAACATGGTTCTAATTGTCAGCAAtaatacttttaattttcttgacATAATTAATTATACACAAAGAATATCACATCTATCACAGCATTCTAATGAAGCAGATAAGTCataatagtcccattttatagataagaaactggGATGCTTGGAATTTATATAGGAGTTCCCCACAATGTTTTATGTAATAACTGGAACAGATCTCCACTTAGTACCCCTAAGAAGTGTACTGTTTGTTCAGTGACAAAGGGGATCTAGTATTAAGTGATTTGAAGTGCAAGTAATGAGCTCAGATCCAAGAGGCCTTAGGTATAGGATTTAGGGATGCCAAGAGACAAGGTCGGTATGTCAAAGCAAGCAAGTAGGAAGGCCAGAGACTCTTGTTGCTTTAATACTGGTTTGAAGCTGCCTGGAAATTTATATTGCAGTGATTATTTGTTACATCAGCCCCTATAAGGACTTCTAGGGTTTAAAGTGCCAGCTGAATATTTATGGAAATTAGGCCCCTCTGACTGCTAggtggagagagtgctgggcctgCAGATAGGAAAAGTcatcttgggttcaaatctagcctcaggtatTTACCAGGTagatgaccctgagcaaatcacttaaccctatttgttttggttcctcatctgtgaaataaactggagaagtaaatgacaaaccattccagtatttttgccaagaaaaccccaaatgggatccctAAGAGTTGGAACTGAAAATGATATAACAATAACTATACATGTGCAGTAATACAAAACAtatccataatagtcatgttgcaaaagaaaacacaaacaaaaaaggggaaaaaaaacaatttaagaaattttttaaaagtatgtttcaatgtgcatttagactccatcaattctttctctgaaggttgATAACACTTTTCATCAAAATCCTTTTTAGATCATTAATTACATTGCtaagaatagctgtcattcacatTTGATCCTTGTGCAATATTACTGTTAATGTGTacaacattttcctggttcttttcacttcactttgccttGCCAGGTTTTCTAAAACTAtactgcttgttatttcttatagcacaataatatatgataaacTTTCAATAGAGAGGTAAAAAGATTCACTCCATTAAgaatcattttccttcctttttgctaCTAACAGAACCTTGAAGATAGTTTgggcaaaaatatataaaaatggtcAGATCAATAGCAGAGCCACTATTTAAAGATATTGTCTGTGCCCAaaaattttcatgatttttcttttcttctttttaattaatcaattagaTTTAAAAAGGTATTGTCTCCAAAAGGTTACCATTAAAGTGAGTACATATAATATGTaggcatatgtgtatacacacactaatatatatatatacatatatgtatatattattgcatgcatatatgggtatatttatatatatatatatatatacatcctatacataatttatttatataaacaattgtatacatatatatatatatatatgcatgtaaacatacaaaatataaagtattttttaaattatttaaataaattttataaaataaatatatattttataaccatataaaatataaagtatatttttaaattatataaataaaatcctgTTAGTACAGATCAGCTCATTAGATTACCCAGAAATAGGCATGTAGAAAGGCTTGAAGACAAAATTTGTCTACTTTGCATCTAAAGAatgagctaattttttttttttatttcttgccttCTGAACTGGGGAGAGGGATAAGGAGAGTAGTTGACAGACAAAATctagaactgaaaatttaaaaattaatattatttgattaattttttttgaaagaatataTCAAAATTCTCCTGTGAGCTTTGGGCTGActgtaaatacatataaaaaggCCCAGAATACAGTTAGGCAGATAGAAAAGATATTTGATTGAGTAAATATGATtttcatgtgtatatgtatatatgaataagatatatttgtatatgtatgtatgtataaaattaagAATAGCGATGGGTGTTTAGGAAATAGGCTTGTGATTTTTTTAGGTTAGTGAGGGACCTCCCGTCAGTTtaagtcagcaccttctctgcaaacTTATAGTGCGTAGAACACTGAGATATCAATctaatgacttgctcagtcacacattCAGTACATATCTGAGGCCAGGACATGAATCTAGGCCTTCCTGGTTCTAGCTCTCTCTCCAGTACACCATAGCCTCTgagcatatataattttatgcaaaatatatacaaattcaattcaacaagcattttaaataggatttttctaattacttataaagataatttttaacgttcatgtttataaaattttgaattccaaaattttctctttcccttcttcttcaaaGGGATTTGATTTGGTTTAGGTTatttatgtgcaatcatgtaaaacataaaatgcttactttgttctagaaataaacataaaatgatTTTGAGGGAGAGGGAATTTGATTAACTAATCATACAAAGGTATCTGAAACTTTTTCccagaaaagaatatataaaattactCTAATGTTCTCGAAAGAGATCCTTTCCAATTCATCCATTGTCTAAAACCTATTTAAGTTAAGGAATGTGTCAAGCTATAGAAATAGAGACTTCTGGCAGAGAAACTTATGAGGATGCTATAGCGGTCATTTTATTCTCTCCCAGGTAAGcatgaaataaataaagaagaaggAACAGAACAAGAGAGTCACGTTGCTGAAATCATTGTTCACGAGCAGTACATTCGATCAAAAACCAACCATGATATTGCCCTGATACGTCTACAAAAGTCCGTAAACTTCACAGACTATGTGGTCCCCCTCTGCTTACCGGAGAAGAAATTCTCTGAAAACCAACTGACCCTTATCAGGTTTTCCTCAGTGACTGGCTGGGGCCGGCTCCTGGACATGGGGGCCACAGCTTTAGAGCTCATGAGGATCGAGGTACCCCGGGTAAAGACCCAGGACTGTCTCcaggaaatgaagaaaacatcCAAAACACCTGAAATTACCGAGAACATGTTCTGTGCAGGCTTCCTGAATGGAACAAAGGATTCCTGCAAGGGGGACAGTGGAGGGCCCCATGCCACCAACTATAAGGGCACTTGGTTTCTAACGGGAATTGTCAGCTggggggagggctgtgcatcTGTGGGCCACTATGGGATTTACACAAGGGTCTCCAAATATATTGACTGGCTGAATAAACACATAAATCCCTAAGTCTTAATTTCAATTAGTTGACACAAATTCTCTCCTAGTCCAATAGTCACTAATAAACTATCTTTAGTATCTTTGGCATTATCTTACCTGGAATAAAGTATTTACTGttcgaattttttttttttttttttttgcaataagcCCACTTGAATTATTGTATGTGGGGATGGGGGATGTTTTTGTTACTTCAGACCTTTATCCCACTTAGAAATGGTGGCTAGGATTCTTAGGACTGGATCAGGTACTCAATATCACAGACACAAACCAGAAAACCTTGAGACCCCCCATCCTTTGGGTAACTTTTGGGTTAATAGTTAACTATTAATACCAATAAACTGATAAGATTGAGATTACAAGTGTTTTATTCGTGAATATGCATGGGAAAAAGGCTCTATTCATAAAATACAATTGCcccatatttattttaatttaaaatgataaataacttttaaaaagcataaaataaaaacataaaaatataaagcacaaaataaaaacattaaaacaattaaataaaaaatataaataaaacattgatTTATTGTAATATGTAATACCACATTTCCATGACCCTGATAAATTTGTGGATAAGGAACTGCTATTTACTCCAAGTGACAAAAAATGGCTAAATTTCAGTCAAGGGAGCCATTTATTAGTAGCCTAAGAGTCACCTATGATCATACTTCTTGAAGTCATCACAAATCTTGTATATGAGGCAGTACATAGGAAGAAATAACTGTATTGTTAAGACCAACCCCTATGATCCTACTAAAATAAGAGGCAAAAACACAAGACCTTTGTCCGGCTGAGAATAGGTCTACACTTGATTTCACAGCCACAAACCAGAATAGATTGAGACTCCATCTGCTAGTTAAACATTCCTGATAATTGTGCGGTTCCCAGTAAACTCGTAAGGTTGAGACAACAGGAGGTAAGTTTTATCTACGGGGAAGTGGGAATCTCTAGGGAGCGTAACAGTAGACAAggtagaaacaaacaaaaaacaacacacacaaaaaaaattcaggTACTTACCATTTTCTAAGAGTAAAAGAAAGGTGGACAGTACAATGGACAGAAATCTGAAGCTGGAgttaaaagatctgagttcaaatccttctttactagctatgtgacctcttATTAACTATTTAATCTCTGCCTATCTCAGATTCCTTAACTATCTATCGATAAACATTAAGTGCCAAATACTGAAGATACCAAAAGAGGCCAAAGATATACTCTCTTCTcatggagctcacaatctaatgagaaagacaagaaaactcatatttttaaacaaactttAGGTAAGacaaacaggaaagggaaaaaaaaaaacagaagaaaggcaTTGGCATTAAAAAGGGGGTCTGTAGCTTTGCATGCCAAACAGGATTTggtcttttaatttaatttaattaattttaattaaatttaaaatttaattttaattaagattAAAATCACTTTGACTAGAAgatagattggaatggggagaaaacatgcaaatagGAGTGTTCATTAAATGGATGAAGGATGCATGATTGGGGGAGGAAGGTGAGAAGGAGaatagggggaaaggagggagacaaaaaggaggggaagaagggaaagggagaaaaatcctTTTACACAAAGTATTCTTAAAGGAAGTTGAGAAAGCTAAGTGTCAGAGATGAAGAGGAATAACTTTCCTACACACATGGATAACCAATGCAAATGCACAGAGTTGGAAGATCTTATTGTGTGTGAACCAGTAGACCACTGTAAGATATGGAGAGAAATAAAACAcgagaagactggaaaaaaaatgggaagaagtcatttatgaaagactttaaataccAAAGAGAACACTATAATTTACGTGTTTTGTCCCCATTCCAATCTCTCTTCtagtcaaagtgattttcccaaagcataGGTTTTATTAAGacaatcaccatcatcatcatcaccacaacATAAACTTTAATAAGCTCCAGTGGCTCCAGAATCAAATAACaaaatcctttgtttggcatGCAAAGCTCTTCACAAGCTACAGATCCCCTCTAATTCCCAtccctttcttctgtttttttcccatttgtcttgTCTATAACTTGTTTATATTAGATTCTAGAAGTAATTAGGGAGCCACAGGAGTTTGAGTAGGGGGATGAGTTGctcttttaggaaaaatcactttggcaacttaGAGGAGAATAGATTGGAGTGAGGAGAAACTTGAGACAAGAAGGACCTAGCTTCCAGGAAAAGGAAGCTGATAGTACTTCCCTCATCTGACCTCGTTTGGAGTATTGTATTTGGAGTTGTTTAGGAAAGACTAAATGAGAGGGTGTCCAGAAGAAGTCAATCAGATTTGAGAAAAGCCTCCAGTTATTGACAGATGACAATCACTGGAAGGAACTGGGCTTGCTTAGCTAGCAAAAGAACAAACTTTGGCTGGGATATGGTGGAAGGATATGATTCCTTGGCTGTGTGATGGGATAGTTACATGAAGAAGGGATTAGTATTTGCCTCAGAAACAGCGGTAGAAGCTGCAAAGAAGctaatttaggcttgatgtctggcagggagaaaaaaaaatcttcctaaaacTTAGAACTGTCTAAAAGAGTGTCTCAAAGGGTAGCAGAATCCTTCTCTTTCCACATCTTCAATTCAAGTGGTTGAATGTCCACTTGTTAGATGTTTTGATGGGGATTTCTTTCATTTATGGATTGGACTAACTgactaaggttccttccaactttcaaattctgtgatttttctatgaatttgaagattttatgttcttttttccctctaaattatCACAATACTTTGTTATTCAGGTCAAATAAATAGGTAAGTACCTCCTATACCTCAAagagaccccccccaaaaaaagaatacatatatataaaagcttATATTGTCTCTTTTCATAGTAGCCCCAAATGTGAATTTaagtggaaaataaataaattacagtgtatgaaatattattgcaccataagaaatggggaaaaagaaCAGTTTCAGGAGAAACAAATCTGCATTAGTAACCTTTCCCAAAGTTTcctattccaatgaaatcatGAGTCCTTGGTCTTCCTTTCAAGTTGATAGAACCATTAATGACTATTATTTGAATCTGGGCAGTCAACCTGTTCcaaatctattttattatatatcttgTCCACAAGAATAATTTAAGgtactttattaatattttgattacatttagataaataataataatagctagcttttaAATAAcaccttaaggtttacaaagtgtttttatatattctcattttatcctcacaaggAGGATAAATCCTTATCAGCTCTCATCACTATGAGAACTGATCCAGCTAGAGTTGTTTAAGGATATGAGAGAGGACATAGGTTTGGGTGAGAAAGAGaggatgaggaagggaaaaaaatagagaagtgagGGTATATTGGCCAGAagaattaaaaggagagaaacaggaaaaaggaGAGATGTTATTAATATCACCATTTAACAGAGTCAGACAGTGGTTACACAATGACACTTATCTAAAGTTGGGTTTGAATTAAGATCTAAGATCCTTGActgcactgtaccacctagctgcctagtaATTTACCTAGGTAAACTATATCTTCCACATTTTCCATGTCTA from Sminthopsis crassicaudata isolate SCR6 chromosome 3, ASM4859323v1, whole genome shotgun sequence includes these protein-coding regions:
- the F7 gene encoding coagulation factor VII, producing the protein MVSTSYVIYFLGFTLVLQESLTAVFLNQEEANDVLKRERRANSFLEELRSGSLERECIEEKCSFEEAREIFKNNERTKHFWIQYTDENQCASNPCQNGGTCVDNFQNYICLCLMEFEGRNCETSKASQLICDFDNGGCHQYCNDNSESIRYCYCERGYALAPDGVTCNPVVDYPCGRMPVLEKRNRSIPEGRIVGGYACPKGECPWQALILMKNELLCGGTLLTDTWVVSAAHCFDKVSRFWGSLTVVLGKHEINKEEGTEQESHVAEIIVHEQYIRSKTNHDIALIRLQKSVNFTDYVVPLCLPEKKFSENQLTLIRFSSVTGWGRLLDMGATALELMRIEVPRVKTQDCLQEMKKTSKTPEITENMFCAGFLNGTKDSCKGDSGGPHATNYKGTWFLTGIVSWGEGCASVGHYGIYTRVSKYIDWLNKHINP